One Antiquaquibacter oligotrophicus genomic region harbors:
- the ddaH gene encoding dimethylargininase, whose protein sequence is MHTRPLSFSRRLSASVITGVVSALAVHVAVVLVFFVTNGATGENLIALNNYFIVGSVILAGLFVVAGLIGAFRTWWGAAIAGLVAGLLASTLGVVIAVLGFGQGWSEQATQFLLTTLVGTNLVLEIAAIVVAVTLGRSLWRLVTTWKRDIQRRVALVRPPSSRLDEGELTHLERTPVDHELAERQWDGYVAALAAEGFEVLDVAAADDLPDSVFVEDTVVIFDDLAVITSPGVESRRGEVDDVRETVASLGLRVEEISAPGTLDGGDVLKVGTTIYVGSGGRTNGEGIRQLREILVPLGYRVVGVPVKKVLHLKSAVTALPDGTVIGHKSLVEHPGIFDRFLAVPEVHGSAVVVLSHDAVLISASAPKTAALLESLGYRVVPVEVSEFEKLEGCVTCLSVRIR, encoded by the coding sequence ATGCACACGCGCCCTCTCAGTTTCAGCCGTCGCCTCTCCGCCTCCGTCATCACCGGAGTTGTGTCGGCGCTCGCCGTTCACGTGGCGGTTGTCCTCGTCTTTTTTGTCACCAACGGCGCGACGGGTGAGAACCTCATCGCGCTCAACAACTACTTCATCGTGGGGAGCGTCATCCTCGCGGGGCTGTTTGTTGTGGCGGGTCTGATCGGTGCCTTCCGCACGTGGTGGGGAGCGGCAATCGCGGGGCTTGTCGCCGGCCTCCTCGCGAGCACGCTCGGAGTTGTCATCGCGGTGCTGGGCTTCGGTCAGGGCTGGAGCGAGCAGGCGACGCAGTTCCTCCTCACCACGCTCGTCGGCACCAACCTCGTGCTCGAGATCGCGGCCATCGTTGTCGCCGTCACGCTCGGACGTTCGCTCTGGCGCCTCGTGACGACGTGGAAGCGGGACATCCAGCGCCGCGTCGCGCTCGTTCGTCCGCCGTCGTCGCGACTCGACGAAGGTGAGCTCACGCACCTCGAGCGCACACCCGTCGACCACGAGCTCGCCGAGCGCCAGTGGGACGGGTACGTTGCAGCGCTGGCCGCCGAAGGTTTCGAGGTGCTCGACGTGGCGGCGGCAGACGACCTGCCCGACTCGGTGTTCGTCGAAGACACCGTGGTGATCTTCGATGACCTCGCCGTCATCACAAGCCCCGGAGTCGAGAGTCGCCGCGGCGAGGTCGACGACGTTCGCGAAACCGTGGCATCCCTCGGTCTGCGTGTTGAGGAGATCAGCGCACCGGGCACCCTCGACGGTGGGGACGTTCTCAAGGTGGGCACCACCATCTACGTCGGCAGCGGCGGCCGGACCAATGGCGAGGGCATCCGTCAGCTGCGCGAGATCCTCGTGCCGCTCGGCTACCGCGTTGTGGGTGTGCCGGTGAAGAAAGTGCTGCACCTCAAGAGCGCCGTCACGGCGCTGCCGGACGGCACGGTCATCGGCCACAAGAGCCTGGTCGAGCATCCGGGAATCTTCGACCGGTTCCTCGCGGTGCCCGAAGTGCACGGGTCGGCAGTAGTTGTGCTTTCGCACGACGCGGTACTCATCTCGGCCTCGGCACCGAAGACGGCAGCGCTCCTCGAGAGCCTCGGATACCGCGTTGTGCCCGTCGAGGTGAGCGAGTTCGAAAAGCTCGAGGGATGCGTGACGTGCCTCTCGGTGCGCATCCGCTAG